A single genomic interval of Pyrus communis chromosome 7, drPyrComm1.1, whole genome shotgun sequence harbors:
- the LOC137739331 gene encoding YTH domain-containing protein ECT4-like isoform X5: MDAEEKPAEPDSMKEQVVPIVSKNERSVSPNPSPDAATIGLPREAAGQSGPFGSGGDHTVFPPNVYAPQAQPFYYRGYENGTREWEEYSPYINTEGLEINSPGVYNENPSLVFHSGYGYNPQMPYGPYSPVTTPMPSVGGDAQLYSPQQYPFSGPPYYQQLGPPSMQYITSPTTVSQPELTTLVNIDQQGDNMLFGPRPGYHPPVGSFGRGNFPGNPGSHGFHDLQQGFDGFRSGGLWSDWPKPSDRHRSPLSPSLSPQPIGPLGSYGQNVSMASQQQRSMYGFGSGSNSYNRGYMPSGYNQGSGLGSASFSSFGANNRGFLSLENSKRHVRGSGPICSCNAPLDILCEQNRGPRASKPKSQIMADSSVENTKHNASTNKVLDESFNRPDFVTEYKDAKFFIIKSYSEDNVHKSIKYGVWASTPNGNRKLDAAYREAKEMHDGCPIFLFFSVNASAQFCGVAEMIGPVDFDKSLDYWQQDKWSGQFPVKWHMIKDVPNSQFRHIILENNDNKPVTNSRDTQEVKLEQGIEMLNIFKNYETEMSILDDFEFYEDRQKAMQERKARQQASLIAVGVVGENEHKNAVQIPSDFIKHMSKSFAQVVRLDEGSKEANTLSERASSASDGSIGARVKLEDAMPASVPSVQTG, encoded by the exons ATGGATGCAGAAGAGAAACCTGCCGAACCAGATAGCATGAAGGAGCAGGTAGTT CCCATAGTCTCAAAAAATGAGAGGTCAGTTTCTCCTAATCCTTCTCCGGATGCTGCCACCATAGGTCTTCCAAGGGAGGCAGCAGGTCAATCAGGTCCTTTTGGTTCAGGTGGAGATCACACTGTTTTCCCACCTAATGTTTATGCCCCTCAGGCCCAGCCCTTCTACTATAGAG GTTATGAAAATGGAACTCGTGAGTGGGAAGAATATTCTCCATACATCAACACCGAAGGATTGGAGATTAATTCTCCT GGTGTCTACAATGAGAATCCTTCTTTAGTCTTTCATTCTGGATATGGCTACAATCCGCAAATGCCGTATGGGCCTTACTCCCCAGTTACAACACCAATGCCATCTGTAGGTGGAGATGCCCAGTTATATTCCCCCCAGCAATACCCATTTTCGGGACCGCCTTATTATCAGCAGCTTGGTCCTCCGAGCATGCAATATATTACCTCACCTACTACAGTTTCACAACCAGAGCTCACCACCTTAGTTAATATCGACCAACAAGGTGACAATATGCTTTTTGGACCAAGGCCTGGTTATCATCCTCCAGTGGGATCTTTTGGTAGAGGCAATTTTCCTGGAAATCCTGGTAGTCATGGTTTTCATGACTTGCAGCAAGGATTTGATGGATTTAGATCTGGAGGTCTTTGGTCAGACTGGCCAAAACCCTCAGACAGGCACAGGTCTCCCTTATCGCCATCATTGTCTCCACAGCCAATTGGCCCACTGGGCTCATATGGGCAGAATGTTAGCATG GCTTCTCAACAACAAAGGTCGATGTATGGGTTTGGATCTGGTTCAAACTCTTATAACAGAGGCTACATGCCCAGTGGTTATAATCAGGGATCTGGCCTTGGAAGTGCATCGTTTTCTAGCTTTGGAGCTAACAATCGTGGCTTTCTATCATTAGAAAATAGCAAGCGGCATGTGAGGGGTAGTGGTCCTATATGCAGTTGCAATGCCCCCCTTGATATTCTTTGTGAGCAGAATCGAGGCCCGAGGGCCTCAAAGCCAAAGAGTCAAATCATGGCTGATAGCTCTGTGGAGAACACCAAACATAATGCTTCTACAAACAAGGTCCTTGATGAATCATTCAACAGGCCTGATTTTGTAACAGAGTACAAAGATGCTAAGTTCTTCATTATCAAGTCATACAGTGAAGATAATGTTCACAAGAGCATCAAGTATGGTGTCTGGGCCAGCACGCCAAACGGTAACAGAAAGTTGGATGCTGCATATCGTGAAGCTAAGGAGATGCATGATGGCTGCCcaatttttctcttcttttcg GTAAATGCTAGTGCTCAGTTCTGTGGGGTGGCTGAAATGATTGGACCTGTTGATTTTGACAAGAGTCTGGATTACTGGCAGCAAGACAAATGGAGTGGCCAGTTCCCTGTGAAGTGGCATATGATTAAAGACGTCCCCAATAGTCAGTTTCGTCACATCATTCTTGAAAATAATGACAACAAGCCTGTAACTAACAGCCGAGATACTCAAGAG GTAAAATTGGAGCAGGGAATTGAGATGTTGAATATCTTCAAGAATTATGAAACAGAGATGTCGATTCTAGATGACTTTGAATTTTATGAAGACCGGCAGAAAGCAATGCAAGAGCGGAAGGCCAGACAGCAAGCCAGCCTGATTGCTGTCGGTGTAGTCGGAGAAAATGAGCACAAAAATGCTGTTCAAATTCCCAGTGATTTCATCAAGCACATGTCCAAGAGTTTTGCTCAAGTTGTCCGCTTGGATGAGGGCAGTAAAGAAGCTAATACCCTTTCTGAAAGAGCTAGTTCTGCTTCTGACGGCTCCATTGGTGCCAGAGTAAAACTTGAAGATGCGATGCCAGCTTCCGTGCCTTCTGTTCAGACCGGTTAA
- the LOC137739331 gene encoding YTH domain-containing protein ECT4-like isoform X2 — protein MAANQPQAPDRTSDSTKSLSTLIMDAEEKPAEPDSMKEQPIVSKNERSVSPNPSPDAATIGLPREAAGQSGPFGSGGDHTVFPPNVYAPQAQPFYYRGYENGTREWEEYSPYINTEGLEINSPGVYNENPSLVFHSGYGYNPQMPYGPYSPVTTPMPSVGGDAQLYSPQQYPFSGPPYYQQLGPPSMQYITSPTTVSQPELTTLVNIDQQGDNMLFGPRPGYHPPVGSFGRGNFPGNPGSHGFHDLQQGFDGFRSGGLWSDWPKPSDRHRSPLSPSLSPQPIGPLGSYGQNVSMASQQQRSMYGFGSGSNSYNRGYMPSGYNQGSGLGSASFSSFGANNRGFLSLENSKRHVRGSGPICSCNAPLDILCEQNRGPRASKPKSQIMADSSVENTKHNASTNKVLDESFNRPDFVTEYKDAKFFIIKSYSEDNVHKSIKYGVWASTPNGNRKLDAAYREAKEMHDGCPIFLFFSVNASAQFCGVAEMIGPVDFDKSLDYWQQDKWSGQFPVKWHMIKDVPNSQFRHIILENNDNKPVTNSRDTQEVKLEQGIEMLNIFKNYETEMSILDDFEFYEDRQKAMQERKARQQASLIAVGVVGENEHKNAVQIPSDFIKHMSKSFAQVVRLDEGSKEANTLSERASSASDGSIGARVKLEDAMPASVPSVQTG, from the exons ATGGCGGCAAACCAACCGCAGGCTCCAGATCGTACTTCCG ACTCTACTAAGTCACTGAGCACACTGATCATGGATGCAGAAGAGAAACCTGCCGAACCAGATAGCATGAAGGAGCAG CCCATAGTCTCAAAAAATGAGAGGTCAGTTTCTCCTAATCCTTCTCCGGATGCTGCCACCATAGGTCTTCCAAGGGAGGCAGCAGGTCAATCAGGTCCTTTTGGTTCAGGTGGAGATCACACTGTTTTCCCACCTAATGTTTATGCCCCTCAGGCCCAGCCCTTCTACTATAGAG GTTATGAAAATGGAACTCGTGAGTGGGAAGAATATTCTCCATACATCAACACCGAAGGATTGGAGATTAATTCTCCT GGTGTCTACAATGAGAATCCTTCTTTAGTCTTTCATTCTGGATATGGCTACAATCCGCAAATGCCGTATGGGCCTTACTCCCCAGTTACAACACCAATGCCATCTGTAGGTGGAGATGCCCAGTTATATTCCCCCCAGCAATACCCATTTTCGGGACCGCCTTATTATCAGCAGCTTGGTCCTCCGAGCATGCAATATATTACCTCACCTACTACAGTTTCACAACCAGAGCTCACCACCTTAGTTAATATCGACCAACAAGGTGACAATATGCTTTTTGGACCAAGGCCTGGTTATCATCCTCCAGTGGGATCTTTTGGTAGAGGCAATTTTCCTGGAAATCCTGGTAGTCATGGTTTTCATGACTTGCAGCAAGGATTTGATGGATTTAGATCTGGAGGTCTTTGGTCAGACTGGCCAAAACCCTCAGACAGGCACAGGTCTCCCTTATCGCCATCATTGTCTCCACAGCCAATTGGCCCACTGGGCTCATATGGGCAGAATGTTAGCATG GCTTCTCAACAACAAAGGTCGATGTATGGGTTTGGATCTGGTTCAAACTCTTATAACAGAGGCTACATGCCCAGTGGTTATAATCAGGGATCTGGCCTTGGAAGTGCATCGTTTTCTAGCTTTGGAGCTAACAATCGTGGCTTTCTATCATTAGAAAATAGCAAGCGGCATGTGAGGGGTAGTGGTCCTATATGCAGTTGCAATGCCCCCCTTGATATTCTTTGTGAGCAGAATCGAGGCCCGAGGGCCTCAAAGCCAAAGAGTCAAATCATGGCTGATAGCTCTGTGGAGAACACCAAACATAATGCTTCTACAAACAAGGTCCTTGATGAATCATTCAACAGGCCTGATTTTGTAACAGAGTACAAAGATGCTAAGTTCTTCATTATCAAGTCATACAGTGAAGATAATGTTCACAAGAGCATCAAGTATGGTGTCTGGGCCAGCACGCCAAACGGTAACAGAAAGTTGGATGCTGCATATCGTGAAGCTAAGGAGATGCATGATGGCTGCCcaatttttctcttcttttcg GTAAATGCTAGTGCTCAGTTCTGTGGGGTGGCTGAAATGATTGGACCTGTTGATTTTGACAAGAGTCTGGATTACTGGCAGCAAGACAAATGGAGTGGCCAGTTCCCTGTGAAGTGGCATATGATTAAAGACGTCCCCAATAGTCAGTTTCGTCACATCATTCTTGAAAATAATGACAACAAGCCTGTAACTAACAGCCGAGATACTCAAGAG GTAAAATTGGAGCAGGGAATTGAGATGTTGAATATCTTCAAGAATTATGAAACAGAGATGTCGATTCTAGATGACTTTGAATTTTATGAAGACCGGCAGAAAGCAATGCAAGAGCGGAAGGCCAGACAGCAAGCCAGCCTGATTGCTGTCGGTGTAGTCGGAGAAAATGAGCACAAAAATGCTGTTCAAATTCCCAGTGATTTCATCAAGCACATGTCCAAGAGTTTTGCTCAAGTTGTCCGCTTGGATGAGGGCAGTAAAGAAGCTAATACCCTTTCTGAAAGAGCTAGTTCTGCTTCTGACGGCTCCATTGGTGCCAGAGTAAAACTTGAAGATGCGATGCCAGCTTCCGTGCCTTCTGTTCAGACCGGTTAA
- the LOC137739331 gene encoding YTH domain-containing protein ECT4-like isoform X4, whose amino-acid sequence MAANQPQAPDRTSEEKPAEPDSMKEQPIVSKNERSVSPNPSPDAATIGLPREAAGQSGPFGSGGDHTVFPPNVYAPQAQPFYYRGYENGTREWEEYSPYINTEGLEINSPGVYNENPSLVFHSGYGYNPQMPYGPYSPVTTPMPSVGGDAQLYSPQQYPFSGPPYYQQLGPPSMQYITSPTTVSQPELTTLVNIDQQGDNMLFGPRPGYHPPVGSFGRGNFPGNPGSHGFHDLQQGFDGFRSGGLWSDWPKPSDRHRSPLSPSLSPQPIGPLGSYGQNVSMASQQQRSMYGFGSGSNSYNRGYMPSGYNQGSGLGSASFSSFGANNRGFLSLENSKRHVRGSGPICSCNAPLDILCEQNRGPRASKPKSQIMADSSVENTKHNASTNKVLDESFNRPDFVTEYKDAKFFIIKSYSEDNVHKSIKYGVWASTPNGNRKLDAAYREAKEMHDGCPIFLFFSVNASAQFCGVAEMIGPVDFDKSLDYWQQDKWSGQFPVKWHMIKDVPNSQFRHIILENNDNKPVTNSRDTQEVKLEQGIEMLNIFKNYETEMSILDDFEFYEDRQKAMQERKARQQASLIAVGVVGENEHKNAVQIPSDFIKHMSKSFAQVVRLDEGSKEANTLSERASSASDGSIGARVKLEDAMPASVPSVQTG is encoded by the exons ATGGCGGCAAACCAACCGCAGGCTCCAGATCGTACTTCCG AAGAGAAACCTGCCGAACCAGATAGCATGAAGGAGCAG CCCATAGTCTCAAAAAATGAGAGGTCAGTTTCTCCTAATCCTTCTCCGGATGCTGCCACCATAGGTCTTCCAAGGGAGGCAGCAGGTCAATCAGGTCCTTTTGGTTCAGGTGGAGATCACACTGTTTTCCCACCTAATGTTTATGCCCCTCAGGCCCAGCCCTTCTACTATAGAG GTTATGAAAATGGAACTCGTGAGTGGGAAGAATATTCTCCATACATCAACACCGAAGGATTGGAGATTAATTCTCCT GGTGTCTACAATGAGAATCCTTCTTTAGTCTTTCATTCTGGATATGGCTACAATCCGCAAATGCCGTATGGGCCTTACTCCCCAGTTACAACACCAATGCCATCTGTAGGTGGAGATGCCCAGTTATATTCCCCCCAGCAATACCCATTTTCGGGACCGCCTTATTATCAGCAGCTTGGTCCTCCGAGCATGCAATATATTACCTCACCTACTACAGTTTCACAACCAGAGCTCACCACCTTAGTTAATATCGACCAACAAGGTGACAATATGCTTTTTGGACCAAGGCCTGGTTATCATCCTCCAGTGGGATCTTTTGGTAGAGGCAATTTTCCTGGAAATCCTGGTAGTCATGGTTTTCATGACTTGCAGCAAGGATTTGATGGATTTAGATCTGGAGGTCTTTGGTCAGACTGGCCAAAACCCTCAGACAGGCACAGGTCTCCCTTATCGCCATCATTGTCTCCACAGCCAATTGGCCCACTGGGCTCATATGGGCAGAATGTTAGCATG GCTTCTCAACAACAAAGGTCGATGTATGGGTTTGGATCTGGTTCAAACTCTTATAACAGAGGCTACATGCCCAGTGGTTATAATCAGGGATCTGGCCTTGGAAGTGCATCGTTTTCTAGCTTTGGAGCTAACAATCGTGGCTTTCTATCATTAGAAAATAGCAAGCGGCATGTGAGGGGTAGTGGTCCTATATGCAGTTGCAATGCCCCCCTTGATATTCTTTGTGAGCAGAATCGAGGCCCGAGGGCCTCAAAGCCAAAGAGTCAAATCATGGCTGATAGCTCTGTGGAGAACACCAAACATAATGCTTCTACAAACAAGGTCCTTGATGAATCATTCAACAGGCCTGATTTTGTAACAGAGTACAAAGATGCTAAGTTCTTCATTATCAAGTCATACAGTGAAGATAATGTTCACAAGAGCATCAAGTATGGTGTCTGGGCCAGCACGCCAAACGGTAACAGAAAGTTGGATGCTGCATATCGTGAAGCTAAGGAGATGCATGATGGCTGCCcaatttttctcttcttttcg GTAAATGCTAGTGCTCAGTTCTGTGGGGTGGCTGAAATGATTGGACCTGTTGATTTTGACAAGAGTCTGGATTACTGGCAGCAAGACAAATGGAGTGGCCAGTTCCCTGTGAAGTGGCATATGATTAAAGACGTCCCCAATAGTCAGTTTCGTCACATCATTCTTGAAAATAATGACAACAAGCCTGTAACTAACAGCCGAGATACTCAAGAG GTAAAATTGGAGCAGGGAATTGAGATGTTGAATATCTTCAAGAATTATGAAACAGAGATGTCGATTCTAGATGACTTTGAATTTTATGAAGACCGGCAGAAAGCAATGCAAGAGCGGAAGGCCAGACAGCAAGCCAGCCTGATTGCTGTCGGTGTAGTCGGAGAAAATGAGCACAAAAATGCTGTTCAAATTCCCAGTGATTTCATCAAGCACATGTCCAAGAGTTTTGCTCAAGTTGTCCGCTTGGATGAGGGCAGTAAAGAAGCTAATACCCTTTCTGAAAGAGCTAGTTCTGCTTCTGACGGCTCCATTGGTGCCAGAGTAAAACTTGAAGATGCGATGCCAGCTTCCGTGCCTTCTGTTCAGACCGGTTAA
- the LOC137739331 gene encoding YTH domain-containing protein ECT4-like isoform X3, with amino-acid sequence MAANQPQAPDRTSEEKPAEPDSMKEQVVPIVSKNERSVSPNPSPDAATIGLPREAAGQSGPFGSGGDHTVFPPNVYAPQAQPFYYRGYENGTREWEEYSPYINTEGLEINSPGVYNENPSLVFHSGYGYNPQMPYGPYSPVTTPMPSVGGDAQLYSPQQYPFSGPPYYQQLGPPSMQYITSPTTVSQPELTTLVNIDQQGDNMLFGPRPGYHPPVGSFGRGNFPGNPGSHGFHDLQQGFDGFRSGGLWSDWPKPSDRHRSPLSPSLSPQPIGPLGSYGQNVSMASQQQRSMYGFGSGSNSYNRGYMPSGYNQGSGLGSASFSSFGANNRGFLSLENSKRHVRGSGPICSCNAPLDILCEQNRGPRASKPKSQIMADSSVENTKHNASTNKVLDESFNRPDFVTEYKDAKFFIIKSYSEDNVHKSIKYGVWASTPNGNRKLDAAYREAKEMHDGCPIFLFFSVNASAQFCGVAEMIGPVDFDKSLDYWQQDKWSGQFPVKWHMIKDVPNSQFRHIILENNDNKPVTNSRDTQEVKLEQGIEMLNIFKNYETEMSILDDFEFYEDRQKAMQERKARQQASLIAVGVVGENEHKNAVQIPSDFIKHMSKSFAQVVRLDEGSKEANTLSERASSASDGSIGARVKLEDAMPASVPSVQTG; translated from the exons ATGGCGGCAAACCAACCGCAGGCTCCAGATCGTACTTCCG AAGAGAAACCTGCCGAACCAGATAGCATGAAGGAGCAGGTAGTT CCCATAGTCTCAAAAAATGAGAGGTCAGTTTCTCCTAATCCTTCTCCGGATGCTGCCACCATAGGTCTTCCAAGGGAGGCAGCAGGTCAATCAGGTCCTTTTGGTTCAGGTGGAGATCACACTGTTTTCCCACCTAATGTTTATGCCCCTCAGGCCCAGCCCTTCTACTATAGAG GTTATGAAAATGGAACTCGTGAGTGGGAAGAATATTCTCCATACATCAACACCGAAGGATTGGAGATTAATTCTCCT GGTGTCTACAATGAGAATCCTTCTTTAGTCTTTCATTCTGGATATGGCTACAATCCGCAAATGCCGTATGGGCCTTACTCCCCAGTTACAACACCAATGCCATCTGTAGGTGGAGATGCCCAGTTATATTCCCCCCAGCAATACCCATTTTCGGGACCGCCTTATTATCAGCAGCTTGGTCCTCCGAGCATGCAATATATTACCTCACCTACTACAGTTTCACAACCAGAGCTCACCACCTTAGTTAATATCGACCAACAAGGTGACAATATGCTTTTTGGACCAAGGCCTGGTTATCATCCTCCAGTGGGATCTTTTGGTAGAGGCAATTTTCCTGGAAATCCTGGTAGTCATGGTTTTCATGACTTGCAGCAAGGATTTGATGGATTTAGATCTGGAGGTCTTTGGTCAGACTGGCCAAAACCCTCAGACAGGCACAGGTCTCCCTTATCGCCATCATTGTCTCCACAGCCAATTGGCCCACTGGGCTCATATGGGCAGAATGTTAGCATG GCTTCTCAACAACAAAGGTCGATGTATGGGTTTGGATCTGGTTCAAACTCTTATAACAGAGGCTACATGCCCAGTGGTTATAATCAGGGATCTGGCCTTGGAAGTGCATCGTTTTCTAGCTTTGGAGCTAACAATCGTGGCTTTCTATCATTAGAAAATAGCAAGCGGCATGTGAGGGGTAGTGGTCCTATATGCAGTTGCAATGCCCCCCTTGATATTCTTTGTGAGCAGAATCGAGGCCCGAGGGCCTCAAAGCCAAAGAGTCAAATCATGGCTGATAGCTCTGTGGAGAACACCAAACATAATGCTTCTACAAACAAGGTCCTTGATGAATCATTCAACAGGCCTGATTTTGTAACAGAGTACAAAGATGCTAAGTTCTTCATTATCAAGTCATACAGTGAAGATAATGTTCACAAGAGCATCAAGTATGGTGTCTGGGCCAGCACGCCAAACGGTAACAGAAAGTTGGATGCTGCATATCGTGAAGCTAAGGAGATGCATGATGGCTGCCcaatttttctcttcttttcg GTAAATGCTAGTGCTCAGTTCTGTGGGGTGGCTGAAATGATTGGACCTGTTGATTTTGACAAGAGTCTGGATTACTGGCAGCAAGACAAATGGAGTGGCCAGTTCCCTGTGAAGTGGCATATGATTAAAGACGTCCCCAATAGTCAGTTTCGTCACATCATTCTTGAAAATAATGACAACAAGCCTGTAACTAACAGCCGAGATACTCAAGAG GTAAAATTGGAGCAGGGAATTGAGATGTTGAATATCTTCAAGAATTATGAAACAGAGATGTCGATTCTAGATGACTTTGAATTTTATGAAGACCGGCAGAAAGCAATGCAAGAGCGGAAGGCCAGACAGCAAGCCAGCCTGATTGCTGTCGGTGTAGTCGGAGAAAATGAGCACAAAAATGCTGTTCAAATTCCCAGTGATTTCATCAAGCACATGTCCAAGAGTTTTGCTCAAGTTGTCCGCTTGGATGAGGGCAGTAAAGAAGCTAATACCCTTTCTGAAAGAGCTAGTTCTGCTTCTGACGGCTCCATTGGTGCCAGAGTAAAACTTGAAGATGCGATGCCAGCTTCCGTGCCTTCTGTTCAGACCGGTTAA
- the LOC137739331 gene encoding YTH domain-containing protein ECT4-like isoform X6, whose translation MAANQPQAPDRTSGYENGTREWEEYSPYINTEGLEINSPGVYNENPSLVFHSGYGYNPQMPYGPYSPVTTPMPSVGGDAQLYSPQQYPFSGPPYYQQLGPPSMQYITSPTTVSQPELTTLVNIDQQGDNMLFGPRPGYHPPVGSFGRGNFPGNPGSHGFHDLQQGFDGFRSGGLWSDWPKPSDRHRSPLSPSLSPQPIGPLGSYGQNVSMASQQQRSMYGFGSGSNSYNRGYMPSGYNQGSGLGSASFSSFGANNRGFLSLENSKRHVRGSGPICSCNAPLDILCEQNRGPRASKPKSQIMADSSVENTKHNASTNKVLDESFNRPDFVTEYKDAKFFIIKSYSEDNVHKSIKYGVWASTPNGNRKLDAAYREAKEMHDGCPIFLFFSVNASAQFCGVAEMIGPVDFDKSLDYWQQDKWSGQFPVKWHMIKDVPNSQFRHIILENNDNKPVTNSRDTQEVKLEQGIEMLNIFKNYETEMSILDDFEFYEDRQKAMQERKARQQASLIAVGVVGENEHKNAVQIPSDFIKHMSKSFAQVVRLDEGSKEANTLSERASSASDGSIGARVKLEDAMPASVPSVQTG comes from the exons ATGGCGGCAAACCAACCGCAGGCTCCAGATCGTACTTCCG GTTATGAAAATGGAACTCGTGAGTGGGAAGAATATTCTCCATACATCAACACCGAAGGATTGGAGATTAATTCTCCT GGTGTCTACAATGAGAATCCTTCTTTAGTCTTTCATTCTGGATATGGCTACAATCCGCAAATGCCGTATGGGCCTTACTCCCCAGTTACAACACCAATGCCATCTGTAGGTGGAGATGCCCAGTTATATTCCCCCCAGCAATACCCATTTTCGGGACCGCCTTATTATCAGCAGCTTGGTCCTCCGAGCATGCAATATATTACCTCACCTACTACAGTTTCACAACCAGAGCTCACCACCTTAGTTAATATCGACCAACAAGGTGACAATATGCTTTTTGGACCAAGGCCTGGTTATCATCCTCCAGTGGGATCTTTTGGTAGAGGCAATTTTCCTGGAAATCCTGGTAGTCATGGTTTTCATGACTTGCAGCAAGGATTTGATGGATTTAGATCTGGAGGTCTTTGGTCAGACTGGCCAAAACCCTCAGACAGGCACAGGTCTCCCTTATCGCCATCATTGTCTCCACAGCCAATTGGCCCACTGGGCTCATATGGGCAGAATGTTAGCATG GCTTCTCAACAACAAAGGTCGATGTATGGGTTTGGATCTGGTTCAAACTCTTATAACAGAGGCTACATGCCCAGTGGTTATAATCAGGGATCTGGCCTTGGAAGTGCATCGTTTTCTAGCTTTGGAGCTAACAATCGTGGCTTTCTATCATTAGAAAATAGCAAGCGGCATGTGAGGGGTAGTGGTCCTATATGCAGTTGCAATGCCCCCCTTGATATTCTTTGTGAGCAGAATCGAGGCCCGAGGGCCTCAAAGCCAAAGAGTCAAATCATGGCTGATAGCTCTGTGGAGAACACCAAACATAATGCTTCTACAAACAAGGTCCTTGATGAATCATTCAACAGGCCTGATTTTGTAACAGAGTACAAAGATGCTAAGTTCTTCATTATCAAGTCATACAGTGAAGATAATGTTCACAAGAGCATCAAGTATGGTGTCTGGGCCAGCACGCCAAACGGTAACAGAAAGTTGGATGCTGCATATCGTGAAGCTAAGGAGATGCATGATGGCTGCCcaatttttctcttcttttcg GTAAATGCTAGTGCTCAGTTCTGTGGGGTGGCTGAAATGATTGGACCTGTTGATTTTGACAAGAGTCTGGATTACTGGCAGCAAGACAAATGGAGTGGCCAGTTCCCTGTGAAGTGGCATATGATTAAAGACGTCCCCAATAGTCAGTTTCGTCACATCATTCTTGAAAATAATGACAACAAGCCTGTAACTAACAGCCGAGATACTCAAGAG GTAAAATTGGAGCAGGGAATTGAGATGTTGAATATCTTCAAGAATTATGAAACAGAGATGTCGATTCTAGATGACTTTGAATTTTATGAAGACCGGCAGAAAGCAATGCAAGAGCGGAAGGCCAGACAGCAAGCCAGCCTGATTGCTGTCGGTGTAGTCGGAGAAAATGAGCACAAAAATGCTGTTCAAATTCCCAGTGATTTCATCAAGCACATGTCCAAGAGTTTTGCTCAAGTTGTCCGCTTGGATGAGGGCAGTAAAGAAGCTAATACCCTTTCTGAAAGAGCTAGTTCTGCTTCTGACGGCTCCATTGGTGCCAGAGTAAAACTTGAAGATGCGATGCCAGCTTCCGTGCCTTCTGTTCAGACCGGTTAA